One segment of Sphingomonas qomolangmaensis DNA contains the following:
- a CDS encoding DUF3617 domain-containing protein, protein MAILNAGVGLLQRRLAEMGIETMSGMKVRRMLRPAIVGALLISGVAAGAAPAQAPSLRALAQVEPGQWQLRETGGGVSRSVCVSDPRVLLQLRHGGGAQCSLFVIDNQPSRGTVHYTCAGAGHGRTTIQIETPRLMNIKTQGVIDGLPFDAAIEARRLGECS, encoded by the coding sequence ATGGCAATTCTGAACGCTGGCGTAGGCTTATTGCAGCGTCGACTGGCGGAAATGGGGATCGAGACAATGTCAGGGATGAAGGTGCGGCGGATGCTGCGCCCGGCGATCGTCGGCGCGCTGCTGATCAGCGGTGTGGCGGCAGGCGCGGCACCGGCACAGGCGCCGTCGCTGCGCGCCTTGGCGCAGGTCGAGCCGGGCCAGTGGCAGCTGCGCGAAACCGGCGGCGGCGTGTCGCGCAGCGTATGCGTCTCCGATCCGCGCGTGCTGCTCCAGCTGCGCCACGGCGGCGGCGCGCAATGTTCGCTCTTCGTGATCGACAACCAGCCGTCGCGCGGTACGGTGCACTATACCTGCGCGGGTGCGGGGCATGGTCGCACCACGATCCAGATCGAAACCCCGCGGCTGATGAACATCAAGACGCAAGGAGTGATCGACGGGTTGCCCTTCGATGCAGCGATCGAGGCGCGGCGGCTGGGCGAATGCAGCTGA
- a CDS encoding aspartate aminotransferase family protein has product MSMPALMPVYPRCDVRPVRGEGCYLIGERGERYLDFASGIAVNALGHGHPHLTKAIQEQAATLMHVSNLYGSPQGEALAARIVANSFADTVFFTNSGAEAVECAIKTARRYHYANGNPQRHTLITFDTAFHGRTLGAISATNQAKMRDGFEPLLPGFAYATFNDLAGALALIDDNTAGFLVEPVQGEGGIRVASPEFLQGLRQACDEHGLLLVLDEVQCGYGRTGTLFAHEQYGMTPDIVAAAKGIAGGFPLGACLATEEAAKGMVFGTHGSTYGGNPLGMAAGSAILDVMLEDGFFDHVKAMGDRLRQGLEQMIPNHDHLFESVRGMGLMLGLKLKSDSRRFVAHCRDNHGLLTVAAGENVVRILPPLVIEEAHIAEAIEKLSEAARVYVPVSDD; this is encoded by the coding sequence ATGTCGATGCCAGCGCTCATGCCCGTTTATCCGCGGTGCGACGTGCGTCCGGTCCGAGGCGAGGGATGCTATCTGATCGGCGAACGCGGCGAGCGGTATCTCGATTTCGCCAGCGGCATCGCGGTCAACGCGCTCGGTCATGGCCACCCGCACCTGACCAAGGCGATCCAGGAACAGGCCGCGACGCTGATGCATGTCAGCAACCTGTACGGCAGCCCGCAAGGCGAAGCGCTTGCCGCTCGGATCGTCGCCAACAGCTTTGCCGATACGGTGTTCTTCACCAATTCTGGGGCCGAGGCGGTCGAATGCGCGATCAAGACCGCGCGGCGCTATCATTATGCCAATGGCAATCCGCAGCGGCATACGCTGATCACCTTCGACACCGCATTCCACGGCCGCACGCTAGGCGCGATTTCGGCGACGAACCAGGCCAAGATGCGCGACGGGTTCGAGCCGCTGCTGCCGGGCTTCGCCTATGCGACCTTCAACGACCTGGCGGGCGCGCTGGCGCTGATCGACGACAACACCGCGGGCTTCCTGGTCGAGCCGGTGCAGGGCGAGGGCGGCATCCGCGTCGCCAGCCCCGAATTCCTGCAGGGGCTGCGCCAGGCGTGCGACGAACACGGGCTGCTGCTGGTGCTCGACGAAGTCCAGTGCGGGTACGGCCGCACCGGCACGCTGTTCGCGCACGAGCAATATGGCATGACCCCCGACATCGTCGCGGCGGCGAAGGGAATCGCCGGCGGCTTCCCGCTCGGCGCGTGCCTGGCGACCGAGGAAGCCGCCAAGGGCATGGTGTTCGGCACGCATGGCAGCACCTATGGCGGCAATCCGCTGGGCATGGCGGCGGGATCGGCGATCCTCGACGTGATGCTCGAGGACGGCTTCTTCGACCATGTGAAGGCGATGGGCGACCGGCTGCGCCAGGGGCTCGAACAGATGATCCCCAATCACGACCATCTGTTCGAAAGCGTGCGCGGGATGGGGCTGATGCTGGGGCTCAAGCTCAAGAGCGACAGCCGGCGCTTCGTCGCGCATTGCCGCGACAACCATGGGCTGCTGACGGTGGCGGCGGGCGAGAATGTCGTGCGCATCCTGCCGCCCTTGGTGATCGAGGAGGCGCATATCGCCGAGGCGATCGAAAAGCTGAGCGAAGCCGCGCGGGTATACGTGCCGGTGAGCGACGACTAA
- a CDS encoding GcrA family cell cycle regulator, with the protein MSWTEERISTLTKMWESGSTASQIAEELGGISRNAVIGKAHRLGLKPRPSPVKNAEPAAAKAAPVAAPAAPPPPAAPKPAAPVVAAPVAPPVAAKAPTPPKPVAAPAEPEDEVEIDEVEAEDEDDVIAPVKAPVMRSVGPGGFLRQNPGENSAPLTPAPPRRLVPARPSDAVAGKTSLLDLNDRICKWPIGHPGEPDFHFCGDKVNPGFPYCVDHCGHAYQAQLPRRDRRPPPPLPYGGPRVR; encoded by the coding sequence ATGAGCTGGACCGAGGAACGTATCTCGACGCTGACCAAGATGTGGGAGTCGGGCAGCACCGCCAGCCAGATCGCCGAGGAGCTGGGCGGGATCAGCCGCAACGCGGTGATCGGCAAGGCGCATCGGTTGGGGCTCAAGCCGCGCCCGTCGCCGGTGAAGAACGCCGAGCCCGCCGCGGCCAAGGCGGCGCCGGTCGCCGCACCCGCCGCTCCGCCGCCACCAGCTGCGCCCAAGCCCGCCGCGCCGGTCGTCGCCGCGCCCGTCGCGCCGCCGGTTGCGGCAAAGGCACCGACGCCGCCCAAGCCGGTGGCCGCGCCGGCCGAGCCCGAGGATGAAGTCGAGATCGACGAGGTCGAGGCCGAGGATGAAGACGACGTCATCGCACCGGTGAAGGCGCCGGTGATGCGCTCGGTCGGCCCCGGCGGCTTCCTGCGCCAGAACCCGGGTGAGAACAGCGCGCCGCTGACGCCTGCGCCGCCGCGCCGGCTGGTGCCTGCGCGCCCGTCGGACGCGGTCGCGGGAAAGACCTCGCTGCTCGATCTCAACGATCGCATCTGCAAATGGCCGATCGGCCATCCGGGCGAGCCCGACTTCCACTTTTGCGGCGACAAGGTGAACCCGGGCTTCCCCTATTGCGTCGATCATTGCGGCCATGCCTATCAGGCGCAGCTGCCGCGCCGCGATCGCCGCCCGCCGCCGCCGCTGCCCTATGGCGGCCCGCGCGTCCGCTAA
- the queC gene encoding 7-cyano-7-deazaguanine synthase QueC: protein MQEQPLAVVLVSGGLDSMVAAARASEDGFRVLALSVDYNQRHQVELAAARRIAAALGAVRHVVLPLDLSAFGGSALTADIAVPKDGIGTAEGGAIPVTYVPARNTIFLSLALGWAEAAGARDLYIGVNALDYSGYPDCRPEFIAAFEGLAELATKAGVEGEPFRIHAPLQHLTKADIVREAARLGLDAGMSWSCYDPAPGHLHCGMCDSCRLRAKGFDEAGIDDPTGYAVRP, encoded by the coding sequence ATGCAAGAACAGCCTTTAGCCGTGGTCCTGGTGTCGGGCGGCCTCGATTCGATGGTGGCCGCCGCCCGCGCAAGCGAGGACGGCTTCCGCGTCCTCGCGCTGTCGGTCGACTACAACCAGCGGCACCAGGTCGAGCTTGCGGCGGCGCGGCGTATCGCCGCCGCGCTCGGCGCGGTGCGCCATGTCGTGTTGCCGCTCGATCTTTCGGCCTTTGGCGGGTCGGCGCTGACCGCAGATATCGCCGTGCCCAAGGATGGCATCGGCACGGCAGAAGGCGGCGCGATCCCGGTCACCTATGTGCCCGCGCGCAACACGATCTTTCTGAGCCTGGCGCTCGGCTGGGCCGAGGCGGCGGGTGCGCGCGATCTGTATATCGGCGTCAACGCGCTCGATTATTCGGGCTATCCCGATTGCCGCCCCGAATTCATCGCCGCGTTCGAAGGGCTGGCCGAGCTTGCGACCAAGGCGGGCGTCGAGGGCGAACCCTTCCGTATCCACGCGCCGCTGCAGCACCTCACCAAGGCCGACATCGTCCGCGAGGCGGCGCGGCTGGGGCTCGACGCGGGGATGAGTTGGTCGTGCTACGACCCGGCCCCAGGGCACCTGCATTGCGGGATGTGCGACAGCTGCCGGCTGCGCGCCAAGGGGTTCGACGAAGCCGGGATCGACGACCCGACCGGCTACGCCGTCAGGCCATGA
- the parE gene encoding DNA topoisomerase IV subunit B codes for MSNDLFAAPVTAGTDYNAASIEVLEGLEPVRRRPGMYIGGTDERALHHLAAEVLDNAMDEAVAGHATRIEVTLDEGNRLTIVDNGRGIPVDPHPRFPDKSALEVILSTLHSGGKFNGKAYATSGGLHGVGISVVNALSVDTVVEVARGRELYRQRFSQGQTLGGIEHLGGTPNRRGTSVAFTPDPEIFGAMQFKPARLHKLARSKAYLFAGVEIRWKCAPALISDDTPTEAVFQFPGGLADHLKEQVGGRECATAEFFAGRQAFPDEQGSVEWAVAWPLWSDASYSWYCNTIPTPDGGTHEAGLRAALTKGLRAFGDLVGQKKAKDITADDLMVGTELMLSVFIREPQFQSQTKDRLTSPEAAGLVERAVRDHFDQYLSDRMERGKALLGYVLDRMDERLKRKAEREVKRKTATSARKLRLPGKLTDCSADDPKGTELFIVEGDSAGGSAKQARDRKTQAILPIRGKILNVASATSAKIMANLEIADLTLAMGCGTRKDCIPDNLRYERIIIMTDADVDGAHIATLLMTFFFQEMPELVKRGHLYLAQPPLYRLTVGAKSLYARDDAHRAEIERTVFKGKKVEVSRFKGLGEMNPMQLRETTMDPKTRGLLRITLPQEYEERAEVKDLVDRLMGTNPAHRFAFIQQNAARLEEDAIDA; via the coding sequence ATGTCCAACGACCTGTTCGCCGCGCCCGTCACCGCCGGCACCGATTACAACGCCGCATCGATCGAAGTGCTCGAGGGGCTCGAACCCGTTCGCCGCCGCCCGGGCATGTATATCGGCGGCACCGACGAGCGCGCGCTGCACCACCTCGCCGCCGAAGTCCTCGACAACGCGATGGACGAAGCGGTCGCGGGGCATGCGACGCGGATCGAGGTGACGCTCGACGAAGGCAACCGGCTGACGATCGTCGACAATGGTCGCGGCATCCCGGTCGACCCGCATCCGCGCTTTCCCGACAAATCGGCGCTCGAGGTGATCCTGTCGACGCTCCATTCGGGGGGCAAGTTCAATGGCAAGGCTTATGCGACCTCGGGCGGGCTGCACGGCGTCGGCATCAGCGTGGTCAACGCGCTGTCGGTCGATACCGTGGTCGAAGTCGCACGCGGGCGCGAATTATACCGCCAGCGCTTCAGCCAGGGGCAGACGCTGGGCGGGATCGAGCATCTGGGCGGCACCCCCAACCGGCGCGGCACCTCGGTCGCCTTCACCCCCGATCCCGAAATCTTCGGCGCGATGCAGTTCAAGCCCGCGCGGCTGCACAAGCTGGCGCGATCCAAGGCCTATCTGTTCGCCGGCGTCGAAATCCGCTGGAAATGCGCGCCCGCGTTGATCTCCGACGACACCCCAACAGAAGCGGTGTTCCAATTCCCCGGCGGGCTCGCCGATCACCTCAAGGAACAAGTCGGCGGCCGCGAATGCGCGACGGCGGAGTTTTTCGCCGGACGCCAGGCCTTCCCCGACGAACAGGGCAGCGTCGAATGGGCGGTCGCCTGGCCGCTCTGGTCCGACGCATCGTACAGCTGGTATTGCAACACCATCCCCACCCCCGATGGCGGCACGCACGAGGCGGGGCTTCGCGCCGCGTTGACCAAGGGGCTGCGTGCGTTCGGCGATCTGGTGGGCCAGAAAAAGGCCAAGGACATCACCGCCGACGATCTGATGGTCGGCACCGAACTGATGCTCTCGGTTTTCATCCGCGAGCCGCAATTCCAGAGCCAGACCAAGGACCGGCTCACCAGCCCCGAGGCGGCGGGCCTGGTCGAGCGCGCGGTGCGCGATCATTTCGACCAATATCTGTCCGACCGGATGGAGCGCGGCAAGGCGCTGCTCGGCTATGTCCTCGACCGGATGGACGAGCGATTGAAGCGCAAGGCCGAGCGCGAGGTGAAGCGCAAGACCGCGACCTCGGCGCGCAAGCTCCGGCTGCCCGGCAAGCTCACCGATTGTTCGGCCGACGACCCCAAGGGCACCGAATTGTTCATCGTCGAAGGCGACAGCGCCGGCGGCAGCGCCAAGCAGGCGCGCGACCGCAAGACCCAGGCGATCCTGCCGATCCGCGGCAAGATTTTGAACGTCGCCAGCGCCACCAGCGCCAAGATCATGGCGAACCTAGAGATCGCCGACCTGACGCTGGCAATGGGATGCGGCACCCGCAAGGACTGCATCCCCGACAATCTGCGCTACGAACGCATCATCATCATGACCGACGCCGATGTCGACGGCGCGCACATCGCCACGCTGCTGATGACCTTCTTTTTCCAGGAAATGCCCGAGCTGGTGAAGCGCGGGCACCTGTATCTCGCGCAGCCGCCGCTCTACCGCCTGACGGTGGGCGCCAAATCGCTCTACGCCCGCGACGACGCGCACCGCGCCGAGATCGAGCGCACGGTGTTCAAGGGCAAGAAGGTCGAAGTCTCGCGCTTCAAGGGCCTCGGCGAGATGAACCCGATGCAATTGCGCGAAACGACGATGGACCCCAAGACGCGGGGATTGCTGCGCATCACACTGCCGCAGGAATATGAGGAGCGCGCCGAGGTGAAGGATCTGGTCGATCGGCTGATGGGCACCAACCCCGCCCACCGCTTCGCCTTCATCCAGCAAAATGCGGCTCGGCTGGAGGAGGATGCAATCGATGCTTGA
- a CDS encoding ABC transporter permease, producing MISNLPAPGVAVFRGVNWGGLKTLYVKEVRRFFKVQLQTVWAPAITTLLFLVIFTVALGGDGRSVMGVPFAEFIAPGLIVMGMLQNAFANASFSLLVGKIQGTIVDYLMPPLSTGELLAGLTGGAVTRALCVGGAVWLAMALWGVDVTPRHPLALLWFGVVGSAFVALLGVLTSIWAEKFDHAAAVTNFVIAPLALLSGTFYSVESLSPTFRAISQFNPFFYIISGFRFGFLRTADSDVMFGGALLGVLTVALAGFCYWLLRRGWKLKN from the coding sequence ATGATATCCAATTTGCCCGCCCCCGGCGTCGCGGTTTTTCGCGGCGTCAATTGGGGCGGGCTCAAGACCTTGTATGTGAAGGAGGTCCGCCGCTTCTTCAAGGTCCAGTTGCAAACGGTGTGGGCGCCGGCGATCACCACCTTGCTGTTCCTGGTGATTTTCACCGTCGCGCTGGGCGGCGACGGGCGGTCGGTGATGGGCGTGCCCTTTGCCGAGTTCATCGCGCCGGGGCTGATCGTGATGGGGATGCTGCAAAACGCCTTCGCCAATGCCAGCTTCTCGCTGCTGGTGGGCAAGATCCAAGGCACGATCGTCGATTATCTGATGCCGCCGCTGTCGACCGGCGAGCTGCTCGCGGGGCTGACCGGCGGCGCGGTGACGCGCGCGCTGTGCGTCGGCGGCGCGGTGTGGCTGGCGATGGCGCTGTGGGGCGTCGACGTGACCCCGCGGCATCCGCTGGCGCTGCTCTGGTTCGGCGTGGTCGGATCGGCGTTCGTCGCGCTGCTCGGCGTGCTGACCTCGATCTGGGCCGAGAAGTTCGACCATGCCGCCGCGGTCACCAATTTCGTGATTGCGCCGCTCGCCTTGCTGTCGGGCACCTTCTATTCGGTCGAATCGCTGTCGCCCACCTTCCGCGCGATCAGCCAGTTCAACCCGTTCTTCTATATCATCAGCGGCTTCCGCTTCGGTTTCCTGCGCACCGCCGATTCGGACGTGATGTTCGGCGGGGCGCTGCTCGGCGTGCTGACCGTCGCGCTCGCGGGCTTCTGCTACTGGCTGCTGCGACGCGGCTGGAAGCTCAAGAACTGA
- the lipB gene encoding lipoyl(octanoyl) transferase LipB, which translates to MPTLSPAPATAIDGVEWCVAPGQIGYPAAVADMEARAADIRAGTARERIWLLEHPPLYTGGTSADPAELLDPRFPVFKSGRGGRYTYHGPGQRIGYVQLDLAARGRDVRRYVHALEAWVIAALGEIGVTAYAVPDRVGIWTADGGTEAKIGAIGVRVRQWVTLHGFSVNLAPDLTHFGGIVPCGLPEFPVTSTHSLGKRVTEATFDAALALCCSTFLRALDDPSDSRLEGRAVTV; encoded by the coding sequence TTGCCAACCTTGTCTCCCGCTCCTGCAACCGCGATCGACGGCGTCGAATGGTGCGTCGCGCCGGGGCAGATCGGGTATCCGGCGGCGGTGGCCGACATGGAAGCGCGCGCCGCCGACATCCGCGCCGGCACCGCGCGCGAACGTATCTGGCTGCTCGAACACCCGCCGCTCTACACCGGCGGCACCAGCGCCGACCCCGCCGAATTGCTCGACCCGCGCTTCCCGGTGTTCAAGAGCGGGCGCGGCGGGCGCTATACCTATCACGGGCCGGGCCAGCGGATCGGCTATGTCCAGCTCGACCTCGCCGCGCGCGGCCGCGACGTGCGGCGCTATGTCCACGCGCTCGAGGCGTGGGTGATCGCAGCGCTCGGGGAAATCGGCGTCACCGCCTATGCGGTGCCCGACCGGGTCGGCATCTGGACCGCCGATGGCGGCACCGAGGCGAAGATCGGCGCGATCGGCGTGCGGGTGCGCCAATGGGTTACCTTGCACGGGTTTTCGGTCAACCTTGCCCCCGATTTGACGCATTTCGGCGGTATCGTCCCTTGCGGACTACCCGAATTCCCTGTGACCAGCACACATTCCCTGGGAAAACGCGTGACCGAGGCAACTTTCGATGCTGCACTTGCGTTGTGCTGTTCTACGTTCCTGCGCGCCCTCGATGATCCGAGTGATTCGAGGCTTGAGGGGCGTGCTGTAACCGTTTAA
- the queE gene encoding 7-carboxy-7-deazaguanine synthase, with protein MSYAVKELFLTLQGEGFHAGRRAVFVRFAGCNLWTGREQDRATAVCKFCDTDFVGIDGDGGGRFADATALASAVSFAWGPSTAARFVVLTGGEPMLQIDDALVDALHAAGFEIAIETNGTIAVHPGIDWVCVSPKAGSVVVQRAGDELKLVWPQAGSDVGEIERWDFRHFLIQPMDDLAADENRAAAVAFAMTRPGWRLSLQTHKLLGLR; from the coding sequence ATGAGCTATGCCGTCAAGGAGCTGTTCCTGACGCTGCAGGGCGAGGGATTCCATGCCGGACGCCGCGCGGTGTTCGTGCGCTTCGCCGGGTGCAATCTGTGGACCGGGCGCGAGCAGGATCGCGCGACCGCGGTGTGCAAGTTCTGCGACACCGATTTCGTCGGCATCGATGGCGATGGCGGCGGGCGGTTCGCCGACGCGACCGCGCTGGCGTCCGCGGTGTCGTTTGCATGGGGGCCGTCTACCGCGGCGCGCTTCGTGGTGCTGACCGGCGGCGAGCCGATGCTGCAGATCGACGATGCGCTGGTCGACGCGCTCCACGCCGCCGGGTTCGAGATCGCGATCGAGACCAACGGCACGATCGCGGTGCATCCCGGCATCGACTGGGTCTGCGTCAGCCCCAAGGCCGGCAGCGTGGTGGTCCAGCGCGCGGGCGACGAGCTCAAGCTGGTATGGCCGCAGGCGGGAAGCGACGTCGGCGAGATCGAGCGCTGGGACTTTCGCCATTTCCTGATCCAGCCGATGGACGATCTGGCGGCCGATGAAAACCGCGCGGCGGCGGTGGCTTTCGCGATGACGCGCCCCGGCTGGCGGCTGTCCTTGCAGACGCACAAGCTGCTCGGCCTGCGCTGA
- a CDS encoding GNAT family N-acetyltransferase, which produces MGLTPVPEGHLATVVTTLEMRERPRLAPMPPSELRLVRWEQPTLPRYRTLFARIGAPWLWYSRLVMADAALAKIIHDPKVSVYAAVDRAGIEVGFLELDHRHDGVCELAYFGLVPERVGRGDGRWLMANALMLGWGREVTRMWVHTCTLDHHRALDFYRRSGFTAFRRTMETFPDPRIAGILPPETAPQIPLLAPASRR; this is translated from the coding sequence ATGGGCCTGACGCCGGTGCCCGAGGGGCATCTCGCGACCGTGGTCACCACGCTCGAGATGCGCGAGCGCCCGCGGCTCGCGCCGATGCCGCCTTCCGAGCTCCGGCTGGTGCGCTGGGAACAGCCGACATTGCCGCGCTATCGCACGCTGTTCGCGCGGATCGGCGCGCCATGGCTGTGGTATTCGCGGCTGGTGATGGCCGATGCCGCGCTCGCCAAGATCATCCACGACCCCAAGGTGTCGGTCTATGCCGCGGTCGATCGCGCAGGGATCGAGGTCGGATTTCTCGAGCTCGACCATCGCCACGACGGGGTCTGCGAGCTCGCCTATTTCGGGTTGGTCCCCGAACGCGTCGGGCGCGGCGACGGACGCTGGCTGATGGCCAATGCGCTGATGCTCGGCTGGGGCCGAGAGGTCACGCGGATGTGGGTGCATACCTGCACGCTCGACCATCACCGCGCGCTCGATTTCTATCGCCGCAGCGGCTTCACCGCGTTCCGCCGGACGATGGAGACCTTTCCCGATCCGCGGATCGCCGGCATCCTGCCCCCCGAAACCGCGCCTCAGATCCCGTTGCTAGCGCCTGCCAGCCGGCGATAG
- a CDS encoding outer membrane protein, with translation MRQRTFSGAALGVVALLATSAPAFAQDANGETHFKGLYVGGSFGMSVQPNDVDETILFDRNLDGNFNDTVTTAAGPNAFSPGFCNGAANGATPAGGCRNDEDGKEYFVRLGADHQIGNFVYGVMGEFGKSEVSDSVSAFSTTPANYVMTRDFDWNASVRGRVGYAAGGRSLFYAAGGPTYARINNSFSSTNTANAFTLEDRKSNSWGYAVGGGLEQKIGDNFSFGMEYMFNNYVDDDFSVNTSRGNAPVTNPFLLGAGSTDFQRSSNDFRFHSIRMTGAFRF, from the coding sequence ATGCGTCAGCGTACTTTTTCGGGCGCCGCCCTCGGCGTCGTCGCACTGCTCGCCACCTCGGCTCCGGCCTTCGCGCAGGACGCCAATGGCGAAACCCACTTCAAGGGCCTGTATGTCGGCGGTTCGTTCGGCATGAGCGTGCAGCCCAACGACGTCGACGAAACGATCCTGTTCGATCGCAACCTCGACGGCAATTTCAACGATACCGTCACCACCGCCGCCGGCCCCAACGCGTTTTCGCCGGGCTTCTGCAACGGCGCGGCCAATGGCGCGACGCCTGCAGGCGGTTGCCGCAACGACGAAGACGGCAAGGAATATTTCGTCCGCCTCGGCGCCGATCACCAGATCGGCAACTTCGTCTATGGCGTGATGGGCGAGTTCGGTAAGTCGGAAGTCAGCGATAGCGTTTCGGCGTTCAGCACGACGCCCGCCAACTACGTCATGACGCGCGATTTCGACTGGAACGCGTCGGTCCGTGGCCGCGTCGGCTATGCAGCGGGCGGTCGTTCGCTGTTCTACGCAGCCGGTGGCCCCACCTATGCGCGGATCAACAACAGCTTCTCGTCGACCAACACCGCCAACGCCTTCACGCTGGAAGACCGCAAGTCGAACAGCTGGGGCTATGCCGTCGGCGGCGGTCTCGAGCAGAAGATCGGCGACAACTTCTCGTTCGGCATGGAATATATGTTCAACAACTATGTCGACGACGATTTCAGTGTGAACACCAGCCGTGGCAACGCCCCGGTCACCAACCCGTTCCTGCTCGGCGCCGGCAGCACCGACTTTCAGCGCAGCAGCAACGACTTCCGCTTCCACAGCATTCGCATGACGGGCGCGTTCCGCTTCTGA
- the hslO gene encoding Hsp33 family molecular chaperone HslO, translated as MPDLPTPTDIDRAIGFTLPDRHARGRIVRLGPVLDEILSAHAYPPPIERLLAEALTLTALLGSTLKDAGGQLTLQAQTKGGVVNLLVCDYKGGELRGYVQFDAARLSMLGKQPSLFALFNKGYLAVTFDQVTTNERYQGIVPLDGETLGEVIEAYFLQSEQIPSLVRLGLGRGEDGKLIAGGLFLQHLPEGEEGRERLHTRLDHPEWHGVEALAATMGADELADPLLSLETLVWRLFNEEREVRTLTGIALSRGCRCDADYISSVLAKFTPEDRAEMADENGVIAVDCAFCARKFPVALDPVET; from the coding sequence ATGCCCGACCTGCCCACCCCCACCGATATCGACCGCGCGATCGGTTTCACGCTGCCCGATCGCCACGCGCGCGGGCGGATCGTCCGGCTGGGGCCGGTGCTCGACGAGATCCTGTCGGCGCACGCCTATCCGCCGCCGATCGAGCGGTTGCTGGCCGAGGCGCTGACGCTCACCGCGCTGCTTGGCTCGACGCTCAAGGACGCGGGCGGGCAGCTGACGCTCCAGGCGCAGACCAAGGGCGGCGTCGTCAACCTGCTGGTGTGCGACTATAAGGGCGGCGAGCTTCGCGGCTATGTCCAGTTCGATGCCGCGCGGCTGTCGATGCTCGGCAAGCAGCCGTCGCTGTTCGCCTTGTTCAACAAGGGCTATCTCGCGGTCACCTTCGATCAAGTGACCACCAACGAGCGCTATCAAGGCATCGTCCCGCTCGACGGCGAGACGCTGGGCGAGGTGATCGAGGCCTATTTCCTCCAGTCCGAGCAGATTCCGAGCCTCGTTCGGCTGGGGCTGGGGCGCGGCGAGGACGGCAAGCTGATCGCGGGCGGGCTGTTCCTCCAGCACCTGCCCGAGGGCGAGGAAGGCCGCGAGCGGCTGCACACCCGGCTCGACCATCCCGAATGGCATGGTGTCGAGGCGCTCGCGGCGACGATGGGGGCCGATGAGCTCGCCGATCCGCTGCTGTCGCTCGAGACATTGGTGTGGCGGCTGTTCAATGAAGAGCGCGAGGTGCGGACGCTGACGGGCATCGCGCTGTCGCGCGGCTGCCGCTGCGATGCCGATTATATCAGCTCGGTGCTCGCCAAGTTTACCCCCGAGGATCGCGCCGAAATGGCCGATGAAAACGGCGTGATCGCGGTCGATTGCGCGTTTTGCGCGCGAAAGTTTCCGGTGGCGCTCGACCCGGTCGAGACCTGA
- the argF gene encoding ornithine carbamoyltransferase yields MRHFLDLSSAGPDGIAAILADALDRKAARAGWPKGRADADAPLAGHTLALVFEKSSTRTRVSFDMAMRQLGGSALVLDAGTTQLGRGETVADTARVLSGYCDAIMIRTDDHAKLEEMAHHATVPVINGLTDQSHPCQIMADLLTILESGKALPGLKVAWLGDGNNVLASIVEAAGLMHFDVVAACAQGFQPSDEDMARGQGRARCVASPAEAVEGADIVVTDTWISMGQLHAETKLAALAPYQVDAALMARAKPDAKFLHCLPAHRGEEVTAEVIDGPQSLIWREAENRLHAQKSILRWCFGQVG; encoded by the coding sequence ATGCGCCATTTCCTAGACCTGTCATCCGCCGGCCCCGACGGGATCGCCGCGATCCTCGCCGATGCGCTCGATCGCAAGGCGGCACGCGCGGGCTGGCCCAAGGGCCGCGCCGATGCCGATGCGCCGCTCGCCGGCCACACGCTGGCGCTGGTGTTCGAGAAGAGCTCGACGCGCACCCGCGTGTCCTTCGACATGGCGATGCGCCAATTGGGCGGCAGCGCGCTGGTGCTCGATGCCGGCACCACCCAGCTCGGCCGCGGCGAGACCGTCGCCGACACCGCGCGCGTGCTGTCGGGCTATTGCGATGCGATCATGATCCGCACCGACGATCACGCCAAGCTCGAGGAAATGGCGCATCACGCGACCGTCCCCGTCATCAACGGGCTGACCGACCAGTCACATCCCTGCCAGATCATGGCCGATCTGCTGACGATCCTCGAAAGCGGCAAGGCGCTGCCGGGGCTGAAGGTCGCGTGGCTGGGCGATGGCAACAATGTGCTCGCCTCGATCGTCGAGGCGGCGGGGCTGATGCATTTCGACGTCGTCGCCGCCTGCGCGCAGGGGTTTCAGCCCTCCGACGAAGACATGGCGCGCGGGCAGGGCAGGGCGCGCTGCGTCGCCAGCCCCGCCGAGGCGGTCGAGGGCGCCGACATCGTCGTCACCGATACCTGGATCTCGATGGGCCAGCTCCATGCCGAAACCAAGCTGGCGGCGCTCGCCCCCTATCAGGTCGATGCCGCTTTGATGGCGCGCGCCAAGCCCGACGCCAAGTTCCTCCACTGCCTGCCCGCGCATCGCGGCGAGGAAGTGACCGCCGAGGTGATCGACGGTCCGCAATCGCTGATCTGGCGTGAAGCGGAGAACCGCTTGCATGCGCAGAAGTCGATCCTGCGCTGGTGCTTCGGGCAGGTGGGTTGA